One Etheostoma cragini isolate CJK2018 chromosome 19, CSU_Ecrag_1.0, whole genome shotgun sequence DNA segment encodes these proteins:
- the si:dkey-85k7.12 gene encoding interferon-induced very large GTPase 1 has translation MAESAPTMDNSDEDLYNVPDYSTPYCEEGENSPPRPQSDYVPPPGKVTVLNAGQETVSLGFSLPDNSVKYTLQLDYSCNTQSGSLVTEDSSTVKVEGLNPGTEYTFSIIRIAHNGKQSKATSLSVFTEPSPPVQITVYQVGSESLCLRWDTPAGEVESYIVTCCSEGDIVQELTTDTDNLTLSNLNPGVCYSLQVSAQLRNGRKSKPTVTTVHTIFLCSDGFVMQEMALKMSMCQFSVPLLLPNCDTKQCTLMLWAMRDIVKKYRPQSLLQSKGFIEQRIVLSELPMISFVRLGECSLSKSEILNKLLSNSQQYHDTFVHRDMECGDIPRKISNGLAEITWYLPCGNKNMDVFSEPVAVTNLRGDIALFETQFSFLCQTSAAVFVFFDKCDSKCELLTNQHHKGQIFLVGNHQSKHFNLNALKKVATKLGLTNSNILLKAKHMNDADFVKTLRKTVSNVVENTKMKMGIEQMANIAHELGIWVDEDSSECQTAKKNADAITAEIQNILQYKEAQLPSQGQIWKELTCLEKEEFRLRKVGSEDIEKYKSDLQVQKTKLREKQNSYDMSNAMTCFINAISSPGIERCYFLKWMRMNLDNVSREKLSGLREQYKEKCKDSENKEEIKDIDKQLSNSSLGTEHFFREMGQIYEASLSLPETDRSRKQLQHLPELCAELLLDGFPLELVDGDASNIPLRWVSDVLSKLNDLVSPKNKILVVTVLGVQSTGKSTLLNTMFGVQFAVSSGRCTRGAFMLLIRVNEDVKKVLNCDFIVIIDTEGLKSPELAQLDNSHEHDNELATLVVGLSDITIINIAMENSTEMKDILQIVVHAFLRMKEVGKRPKCQFVHQNVSDVSAHEKNLRDRKLLLQQLNEMTQAAAKMEKKEENKSFTDVMEYSPDTGNWYIPGLWNGNPPMAPVNAGYSEAVYELKKNIIKILGSCDSSANDILEFTEWMKSLWNAVKHENFIFSFRNSLVADAYMRLCTEFNKWEWEFRKEMYTWVTKSETRISNYGTVAVKSEVSDMRELLTHLKSEACTILSKWETKLLDNLTQYFKQTDGHVYLVEQYREDFANSAKSLRQEMERSVLNQLTAAADIRQGMTELDRIKENHTKELEGRVSGLIEHCRQKKVQMTDKELDKEFDKMWKQMVNDLSFSKQKAKDVITSVSHHLRDNLSRKGSHACQLLSQRSMTDCGQEPFTYTAEGFYKKVKHKLSTFFNIEDHVMALQKTADHIAMDCTQFVTEKLEKKNNYHETYIQEILHMIDERLHNNQDVTIEIEFEVSLKQYICAFAAREFQKMHEEFIQMNDPYRCLNQNKEKFCADFKDVFHDRDQCQKKAEEFTNRCLEPAVVDFVNRSLGPDIIGEMQTSQQFSTRMFFQYSVLMDLLTKDDFENYQSYICSYEKYVKKWTLDQIVERFSNPSTAFKFEDQHLQSSVRSINNATNKAKTKQSGDLKTFVKNVCQELGDKLVISQDALGAFMILNNADQEQFAHWLTQCVKEMANALGEKFKHTNIQVKLKKLHVNPQNELFTKLIGCGNQCPFCKAPCEAGGRFHTEHWTSLHRPEGLGRYRFCLTNKLTTDICSSSVITEAQFQCEATNWTFHPYKRYKEIFSNWKIQPDGSLQASDYWKYVMAKFNIQFAKAYNAKPADIPLAWKIITRKQAEASINESFNNT, from the exons ATGGCTGAGAGCGCACCCACAATGGATAACTCTGATGAG GACCTCTATAATGTACCGGATTACTCAACGCCCTACTGTGAGGAAGGAGAGAACAGTCCCCCAAGACCACAGTCTGACT ATGTTCCTCCTCCAGGAAAAGTAACGGTTCTCAATGCTGGCCAGGAGACTGTTTCTCTTGGCTTTTCACTCCCTGATAACTCTGTAAAGTACACACTGCAATTAGATTACTCCTGCAACACACAGAGTGGCAGTTTGGTCACAGAGGACTCCAGCACTGTGAAGGTTGAGGGACTGAATCCTGGGACCGAGTATACTTTCAGTATCATAAGGATTGCACACAatggaaaacaaagcaaagcaacCTCCCTGTCCGTCTTCACAG AGCCCAGCCCTCCTGTGCAGATTACAGTCTACCAGGTCGGCAGTGAGTCCCTGTGTCTGCGATGGGACACCCCTGCTGGTGAAGTGGAGAGTTACATCGTGACTTGTTGCAGTGAGGGAGACATTGTGCAAGAGCTgacaacagacacagacaaccTGACTCTCAGCAACCTGAATCCAGGAGTGTGTTACTCTCTCCAGGTGTCTGCACAACTTAGGAATGGAAGAAAAAGCAAGCCAACTGTAACAACTGTCCACACAA TCTTTCTGTGTTCTGATGGTTTTGTAATGCAGGAAATGGCCCTGAAAATGTCCATGTGTCAGTTTTCTGTGCCTCTATTGCTTCCCAATTGTGACACAAAGCAGTGCACACTCATGCTTTGGGCCATGCGAGACATCGTTAAAAAGTACAGACCTCAGTCCCTTTTACAATCCAAGGGCTTCATTGAACAAAGAATTGTTCTCTCTGAACTTCCAATGATATCTTTTGTGAGACTGGGCGAGTGCTCCTTGTCCAAGTCAGAGATCCTCAATAAGCTTCTGAGCAATTCCCAGCAGTACCACGATACCTTTGTTCACCGTGATATGGAGTGTGGCGACATCCCAAGGAAAATATCCAATGGCCTGGCAGAAATTACTTGGTACCTTCCATGTGGGAACAAAAACATGGATGTTTTCAGTGAGCCAGTTGCTGTAACCAATCTTCGTGGAgacattgctttgtttgaaacacaattttcttttttgtgtcagaCATCTGCAGCagtttttgtgttctttgacAAGTGCGACTCTAAATGCGAGCTGCTTACCAACCAACACCACAAGGGACAGATCTTCTTGGTGGGTAACCATCAAAGCAAGCATTTCAATTTGAATGCTCTAAAGAAAGTAGCAACCAAGTTGGGCCTAACTAACAGCAACATCCTTTTGAAGGCTAAGCACATGAATGATGCAGACTTTGTCAAAACCCTGCGCAAAACTGTCAGCAATGTTGTTGAGAACACAAAGATGAAGATGGGAATCGAGCAGATGGCTAACATCGCCCATGAACTGGGAATCTGGGTTGATGAAGACTCTTCAGAGTGCCAGACTGCAAAGAAAAATGCAGATGCCATCACTGCAGAAATTCAAAATATCCTTCAATACAAAGAAGCTCAGTTACCCTCGCAAGGCCAAATATGGAAAGAATTGACTTGTTTAGAGAAGGAAGAATTTCGGCTTCGAAAAGTTGGATCTGAGGacatagaaaaatacaaaagtgaTCTTCAggtacagaaaacaaaacttaGGGAAAAACAGAACTCTTATGACATGTCAAATGCAATGACATGTTTCATCAACGCAATATCAAGCCCAGGAATAGAAAGATGTTATTTCCTGAAATGGATGCGAATGAACCTTGATAACGTGTCCCGAGAAAAACTCTCTGGTCTCAGGGAGCAGtacaaagaaaaatgcaaagattCTGAGAACAAAGAGGAAATCAAAGACATTGACAAACAACTTTCCAACAGCTCACTGGGGACTGAACACTTCTTCCGGGAAATGGGTCAGATCTATGAAGCTTCACTTTCCCTTCCAGAAACAGACCGATCCCGTAAACAACTACAGCATCTGCCCGAACTTTGTGCAGAATTGTTACTTGATGGATTTCCTCTAGAGCTTGTAGATGGAGATGCATCCAACATACCTCTCCGATGGGTGAGTGACGTTCTCTCTAAGCTCAATGACTTGGTGTCTCCTAAGAACAAGATACTGGTAGTCACAGTCCTTGGAGTTCAGAGCACAGGAAAGTCCACTCTCCTCAACACCATGTTTGGAGTGCAGTTTGCAGTCAGCAGTGGACGATGCACTCGAGGTGCCTTCATGTTGCTCATCAGAGTCAATgaagatgtaaaaaaagtgCTTAACTGTGACTTCATAGTGATCATTGACACTGAGGGCTTGAAGTCACCAGAGCTTGCACAGCTGGACAATAGCCATGAGCACGACAATGAGCTTGCAACACTTGTTGTGGGGCTGAGTGATATCACCATCATCAATATTGCCATGGAGAATTCAACAGAAATGAAGGACATCTTACAAATTGTTGTGCATGCTTTCCTCAGGATGAAAGAGGTTGGCAAAAGGCCCAAATGTCAGTTTGTTCACCAGAACGTGTCAGATGTTTCAGCCCATGAGAAGAACTTACGAGACAGGAAACTGCTCTTGCAACAGTTAAATGAGATGACCCAGGCAGCAGccaaaatggaaaagaaagaggagaacaAGAGCTTTACCGATGTGATGGAGTACAGTCCAGACACTGGGAACTGGTACATTCCTGGACTCTGGAATGGAAACCCACCAATGGCACCAGTCAATGCAGGCTACAGTGAAGCTGTATATGAGCTCAAGAAGAACATAATCAAAATTTTGGGAAGTTGTGATTCATCTGCTAATGATATCTTGGAGTTTACAGAGTGGATGAAAAGCCTGTGGAATGCAGTAAAGCATGAAAActtcatcttcagcttcagAAACAGCCTGGTGGCTGATGCATACATGAGGCTGTGCACAGAATTCAACAAATGGGAATGGGAATtcagaaaagaaatgtacacatGGGTGACAAAATCCGAAACAAGAATTTCCAACTACGGTACAGTTGCTGTGAAATCTGAGGTATCTGACATGAGAGAACTTCTCACACATTTGAAAAGTGAAGCTTGCACAATCCTGTCTAAATGGGAGACAAAACTCCTTGACAATTTGACACAGTACTTCAAGCAAACAGATGGCCACGTCTATCTAGTTGAACAATACAGAGAGGACTTTGCAAACAGTGCAAAAAGCCTTCGGCAAGAAATGGAGCGCTCTGTACTTAATCAGCTCACGGCAGCAGCTGACATCAGACAGGGAATGACAGAACTTGATAGAATCAAGGAGAACCACACAAAAGAATTAGAGGGGAGAGTAAGTGGACTGATTGAACATTGTCGGCAGAAAAAAGTCCAGATGACAGACAAAGAGCTCGACAAAGAATTTGATAAGATGTGGAAACAAATGGTAAATGATCTATCGTTTTCTAAACAAAAGGCCAAGGATGTCATCACAAGTGTGTCCCACCACCTGAGAGACAATCTCTCACGTAAGGGAAGTCATGCGTGTCAATTATTAAGTCAAAGAAGCATGACAGATTGTGGACAGGAGCCTTTTACATACACAGCAGAAGGATTTTACAAGAAGGTTAAACATAAACTCAGCACGTTTTTCAACATTGAAGATCACGTaatggctttgcaaaaaacagcTGATCATATCGCAATGGACTGTACACAGTTTGTGACtgaaaaattggaaaaaaagaacaattacCATGAGACTTACATCCAGGAGATCCTACACATGATTGATGAGAGGCTGCACAACAATCAGGATGTCACGATAGAGATTGAATTTGAAGTTTCTCTGAAACAGTACATCTGTGCATTTGCAGCCAGAGAGTTTCAGAAAATGCATGAAGAGTTCATACAAATGAATGATCCCTACAGATGTctgaatcaaaacaaagaaaagttttgtgCTGATTTTAAAGATGTGTTCCATGACCGAGACCAGTGCCAGAAGAAGGCAGAAGAATTCACCAACCGCTGCTTGGAGCCTGCAGTCGTAGACTTTGTCAACCGTTCCCTGGGTCCTGATATCATCGGTGAAATGCAGACCAGCCAACAGTTCAGCACACGCATGTTCTTCCAGTATTCAGTTTTAATGGATTTGCTCACAAAGGACGACTTTGAAAACTATCAGAGCTATATTTGCTCATATGAGAAGTATGTGAAGAAATGGACACTTGACCAAATAGTGGAACGCTTCTCAAATCCGTCTACGGCCTTTAAGTTTGAGGATCAACATCTCCAGTCAAGTGTCAGAAGCATAAATAATGCTACCAACAAAGCTAAAACCAAACAGAGCGGTGACTTGAAGACATTCGTTAAAAATGTCTGTCAGGAACTTGGTGATAAACTGGTCATTTCCCAGGATGCTCTTGGTGCTTTCATGATCCTGAACAACGCAGACCAGGAACAGTTTGCTCACTGGCTCACACAGTGTGTGAAGGAGATGGCAAACGCTCTTGGAGAGAAGTTTAAACACACTAACATCCAagtgaaactaaaaaaacttcACGTGAATCCTCAGAACGAGCTTTTCACCAAACTGATTGGATGTGGTAATCAGTGTCCATTCTGCAAAGCGCCTTGTGAGGCAGGAGGAAGATTCCACACTGAGCACTGGACTTCACTACATCGGCCAGAGGGTCTGGGTAGATATAGATTTTGTCTTACAAACAAACTTACAACTGACATATGCTCTTCCTCTGTGATCACTGAAGCACAATTTCAGTGTGAAGCTACAAACTGGACATTTCACCCTTACAAGCGTTACAAAGAAATTTTCAGCAACTGGAAAATTCAACCGGATGGAAGTCTGCAGGCATCAGACTACTGGAAATATGTAATGGCAAAATTCAACATACAGTTTGCCAAAGCATATAATGCAAAGCCTGCGGATATTCCTTTAGCTTGGAAAATTATCACACGTAAGCAAGCAGAGGCAAGCATCAACGAGTCATTTAACAATACATGA
- the pop7 gene encoding ribonuclease P protein subunit p20 → MTEPRSPGMSSIQTAPVHTDSAPPAVEMDPVEYTLRKRLPRKLPKRRNDVYVNMKTDFRAQLARCQKLLEGGGHREICVHGLGLAINRAINIALQLQASSQGALQLAANTSTVELVDDLEPEDPDDAGEPMTRTRNNSAIHIKVFYPDPQ, encoded by the coding sequence ATGACCGAGCCACGCAGCCCAGGAATGTCCTCTATCCAGACAGCCCCAGTGCACACTGACTCCGCCCCTCCGGCTGTTGAGATGGACCCAGTGGAGTACACCCTCAGGAAGCGCCTCCCCCGGAAACTCCCAAAGAGACGGAACGATGTCTACGTTAACATGAAGACTGACTTCCGGGCTCAGCTGGCACGCTGTCAGAAGCTGCTGGAGGGTGGGGGTCACAGGGAGATCTGCGTTCACGGCCTGGGCCTGGCCATCAACAGGGCTATCAACATCGCCCTTCAGCTGCAGGCCAGCAGCCAGGGGGCGCTGCAGCTGGCAGCCAACACCTCCACGGTGGAGCTCGTGGACGACCTGGAACCTGAAGATCCAGATGACGCCGGGGAGCCCATGACGCGTACGCGCAATAACTCGGCCATTCATATTAAGGTGTTCTACCCTGACCCGCAGTGA
- the epoa gene encoding erythropoietin isoform X2, with protein MLQKTGLLALLLMVLEWTRPGLPSPLRPICDLRVLNHFIKEARDAEVAMKSCREGCSLSESVTVPQTTVDFEIWEKKNGSEQAQEVQSGLYLLQQALSLLRASVTATALQSHIDNSLRNLLSIHAVLRSLNIQEYTPPASAAELEGTWLVSTATDLLQVHVNFLRGKVHLLLLDAQACQQDVS; from the exons ATGTTGCAGAAAACGG GACTGCTTGCCTTGCTGTTGATGGTGTTGGAATGGACCCGACCAGGCCTACCTTCCCCACTGAGGCCCATCTGTGACCTGAGGGTCCTGAACCATTTCATCAAGGAAGCACGAGACGCAGAAGTCGCTATG AAGTCCTGTAGAGAAGGATGCAGCCTGTCAGAGTCAGTTACTGTGCCCCAAACCACAGTTGACTTTGAAATCtgggagaagaaaaat gGATCGGAGCAAGCCCAGGAGGTGCAGTCTGGGTTATATCTCTTACAACAGGCCCTCAGCTTGCTACGGGCCTCAGTCACCGCCACAGCACTGCAAAGCCACATAGATAACTCCCTCAGAAACCTGCTCAGCATCCATGCTGTGCTGCGTAGCCTCAACATCCAG GAATACACCCCACCAGCAAGTGCAGCAGAGCTGGAGGGAACATGGCTGGTGTCCACGGCAACAGATTTGCTTCAAGTCCATGTCAACTTTCTGCGAGGCAAAGTGCATCTCCTTCTATTGGATGCACAGGCTTGTCAGCAAGATGTCAGCTGA
- the epoa gene encoding erythropoietin isoform X1 has protein sequence MGNRRTYGTNREDPVRGYADTAMEFPRLLALLLMVLEWTRPGLPSPLRPICDLRVLNHFIKEARDAEVAMKSCREGCSLSESVTVPQTTVDFEIWEKKNGSEQAQEVQSGLYLLQQALSLLRASVTATALQSHIDNSLRNLLSIHAVLRSLNIQEYTPPASAAELEGTWLVSTATDLLQVHVNFLRGKVHLLLLDAQACQQDVS, from the exons ATGGGCAATAGACGGACCTATGGGACAAACCGCGAGGACCCTGTGAGGGGCTATGCGGACACCGCTATGGAGTTTCCCA GACTGCTTGCCTTGCTGTTGATGGTGTTGGAATGGACCCGACCAGGCCTACCTTCCCCACTGAGGCCCATCTGTGACCTGAGGGTCCTGAACCATTTCATCAAGGAAGCACGAGACGCAGAAGTCGCTATG AAGTCCTGTAGAGAAGGATGCAGCCTGTCAGAGTCAGTTACTGTGCCCCAAACCACAGTTGACTTTGAAATCtgggagaagaaaaat gGATCGGAGCAAGCCCAGGAGGTGCAGTCTGGGTTATATCTCTTACAACAGGCCCTCAGCTTGCTACGGGCCTCAGTCACCGCCACAGCACTGCAAAGCCACATAGATAACTCCCTCAGAAACCTGCTCAGCATCCATGCTGTGCTGCGTAGCCTCAACATCCAG GAATACACCCCACCAGCAAGTGCAGCAGAGCTGGAGGGAACATGGCTGGTGTCCACGGCAACAGATTTGCTTCAAGTCCATGTCAACTTTCTGCGAGGCAAAGTGCATCTCCTTCTATTGGATGCACAGGCTTGTCAGCAAGATGTCAGCTGA
- the LOC117935240 gene encoding LOW QUALITY PROTEIN: zona pellucida sperm-binding protein 3-like (The sequence of the model RefSeq protein was modified relative to this genomic sequence to represent the inferred CDS: deleted 1 base in 1 codon; substituted 2 bases at 2 genomic stop codons): MHVLQIIDSSGISLVWHEHYQCTRAQVATNTPGCNLFHAYQLIFGLIFRPKKKKKTTSTLIKYTIFVSLFTLXLSVCVSFAEKRDAGTRESVALEIKCGEVEVKITVKSQFFKKTRIPFKPENLRLGTNPTQQRSCEAKRPVSDSVMVISPGLHECGSQSKVHGEFLVHSNVLVLFPAVVPTSPGSMIVRGATTVIPAECHYKRKQTVNGEALTPTWLPGCKEKPWNIYGIWTKRNVCSCADDCTSLRSSSVYQQGEAVFLEASVEAPLHPPLTLYVDYCVASLNPDSLSLPSYKFITKHGCLMDSALPGSSSKFLPREQDIRLCFSVQAFHFNQESGEQMFVCCHIRATLNHKSQSHLHKACVFHRPTFSWHATEXDDALCGCCDSDCFRQTEEKNSGHTGHTTQPDTVRKHEADTTVGPLHTLPPSHWTGRLSVRH; encoded by the exons ATGCATGTGTTACAGATTATAGATTCATCCGGAATTTCTCTGGT ATGGCACGAGCACTATCAGTGCACGCGAGCACAAGTCGCAACCAACACACCTGGTTGTAATTTATTTCACGCTTATCAACTAATCTTTGGCTTGATTTTTcgtccaaaaaagaaaaagaaaacaacgtCCACCctgataaaatatacaatattcGTCTCGTTATTCACGCTTTAGCTGTCGGTGTGCGTTTCCTTCGCTGAA AAAAGGGATGCAGGAACTCGTGAAAGCGTAGCACTTGAAATAAAATGCGGAGAAGTCGAGGTGAAAATAACCGTAAAGTCACAGTTTTTTAAGAAAACCCGTATTCCGTTCAAACCTGAGAATCTTCGACTCGGAACGAACCCGACCCAGCAGAGGTCCTGCGAAGCGAAGAGACCGGTGTCCGACTCTGTCATGGTCATCTCTCCAGGGCTGCATGAATGTGGCT CACAGAGTAAA GTTCATGGTGAGTTTCTTGTGCATTCCAACGTGCTGGTGCTGTTTCCTGCTGTGGTTCCCACCTCTCCAGGCAGCATGATAGTTAGAGGGGCAACTACTGTCATACCTGCTGAGTGCCATTATAAGAG AAAGCAGACAGTGAATGGAGAAGCTTTAACCCCAACCTGGCTACCTGGctg CAAGGAAAAACCCTGGAATATTTATGGCATCTGGactaaaagaaatgtttgttctTGTGCTGATGACTGTACCTCTCTGCGTAGTTCCTCAGTGTATCAGCAGGGGGAAGCAGTGTTTTTGGAGGCCAGCGTGGAGGCTCCACTGCACCCTCCTCTCACTCTATACGTGGACTACTGTGTTGCTAGTCTAAACCCTGACTCGCTCTCCTTGCCCAGCTACAAGTTTATCACCAAGCATGG ATGTCTTATGGACAGTGCATTGCCAGGATCTTCATCTAAATTCCTCCCTAGGGAGCAAGATATTAGACTATGCTTTAGTGTCCAAGCCTTCCACTTCAACCAGGAGTCCGGGGAACAG ATGTTTGTCTGCTGCCACATTAGGGCCACTCTGAATCACAAGTCACAAAGCCACCTACATAAAGCCTGCGTCTTCCATAGGCCCACATTCAG CTGGCATGCCACAGAGTGAGACGATGCGCTGTGTGGATGCTGTGACTCTGACTGCTTTagacagacagaagagaagaaTAGTGGCCACACTGGACACACAACTCAACCAGATACAG taaggAAGCATGAGGCGGACACAACAGTTGGGCCACTTCACACCCTGCCACCCTCTCATTGGACAGGTCGTCTGTCAGTCCGTCActaa
- the ufsp1 gene encoding inactive Ufm1-specific protease 1 — protein MEKSVVAAESEAIDWGGSGAEEGKILKKTKTLSKNVHTGLPNPLPDPVKCSLMKGDYLYFHYGCDGHDDRGWGCGFRTIQTMASWLCQNCFPLQDKPRSPPSLPDIQQALVAMGDKPGSFSCSKEWIGTFEASLVLDYFYDVPCKVVHVRGGGAELEHVAVEELHQHFEKHGSPVMMGGDKDNSSKGILGVCTGDKGSYLLVLDPHYYGCQLEKTELQRRGWVAWKRVSSLDQSSFYNMCMPQTARKGNTN, from the coding sequence ATGGAGAAATCGGTTGTAGCAGCGGAATCGGAGGCGATTGACTGGGGAGGAAGTGGAGCTGAAGAGGGAAAGATTTTAAAGAAGACCAAAACCTTATCAAAGAATGTCCACACCGGCCTTCCTAATCCACTTCCAGATCCTGTGAAATGTTCTCTGATGAAAGGAGACTATCTCTACTTCCATTATGGATGTGATGGACACGACGACAGAGGCTGGGGATGTGGCTTCCGCACCATCCAGACAATGGCTTCCTGGCTCTGCCAGAACTGCTTTCCACTCCAGGACAAACCTAGATCTCCACCAAGTCTCCCAGACATCCAGCAAGCCTTAGTTGCTATGGGGGACAAACCAGGCTCGTTCTCATGCTCCAAGGAGTGGATAGGAACATTTGAAGCCTCCCTGGTCCTTGACTATTTCTATGATGTCCCCTGTAAAGTGGTACATGTTAGAGGTGGAGGGGCCGAGCTGGAGCATGTTGCAGTAGAAGAGCTCCATCAGCACTTTGAGAAGCATGGGTCTCCAGTCATGATGGGGGGGGACAAGGACAACTCTTCTAAGGGGATATTAGGGGTGTGCACCGGGGACAAGGGGAGCTACCTGCTTGTCCTTGACCCTCACTACTATGGATGTCAGCTAGAGAAGACCGAGCTGCAGAGGCGGGGGTGGGTGGCATGGAAAAGAGTGTCATCTCTGGATCAGTCCTCGTTTTATAATATGTGTATGCCTCAGACTGCAAGAAAAGGCAACACAAACTAA